One Actinospica robiniae DSM 44927 genomic region harbors:
- a CDS encoding glycoside hydrolase family 6 protein codes for MPFRTHHRARTRRPALLAALALTATGLCAVPGSAQASAADHTLSTHARLFVPPPTSAAVSQIIQLAKTGDVADAALLTKMEATPQAVWFTSGTPDQVRQQVRQTMAEATLESAVPVLVAYDIPGRDCAQYSAGGALDPASYEAWISAFAAGVGNGHAVVILEPDALGNLPSNCGGFGSSSYPFTDADRYAEIDYAVSALEAKPNTSVYLDGTHSGWQSVGTMTQRLLLGDVQQAQGFYLNVSNYQPDNELTDYGQWISDCIAIVTDPSHWAYNNPGDCASQYYPATQGDFSTWDLTTQWYAANMDGAVSSTHFVIDTSRNGNGPNAMSEYAAAPYNQSASVISSLSSGSWCNPPNSALGLRPTTQTGVPLLDAYLWVKTPGQSDGQCDAAGGARAWDYSAYTQAGWPTDAAGQSQFDPLWGLTDPAAGAWFPQQALQLAQEANPPLLRH; via the coding sequence TTGCCATTTCGCACACACCACCGGGCGCGCACGCGCCGCCCGGCCCTGCTCGCCGCGCTCGCACTGACCGCGACGGGCCTGTGCGCCGTACCCGGCTCGGCCCAGGCGTCCGCCGCCGACCACACGCTCTCGACGCACGCGCGCCTGTTCGTGCCGCCGCCCACCTCCGCGGCGGTGAGCCAGATCATCCAGCTGGCCAAGACCGGCGACGTCGCCGACGCGGCGCTGCTGACCAAGATGGAGGCCACCCCGCAAGCCGTGTGGTTCACCAGCGGCACGCCCGACCAGGTCCGGCAGCAGGTGCGCCAGACCATGGCCGAGGCGACGCTGGAGAGCGCCGTCCCGGTGCTGGTCGCCTATGACATCCCGGGCCGGGACTGCGCGCAGTACTCGGCCGGCGGCGCGCTCGACCCGGCTTCGTACGAGGCCTGGATCTCGGCGTTCGCGGCGGGGGTCGGCAACGGGCACGCCGTGGTGATCCTGGAACCGGACGCGCTGGGCAACCTGCCGTCGAACTGCGGCGGCTTCGGCTCGAGCTCGTATCCGTTCACTGATGCCGACCGGTACGCCGAGATCGACTACGCGGTCAGCGCCCTCGAGGCCAAGCCGAACACGAGCGTGTACCTCGACGGCACGCACAGCGGGTGGCAGTCCGTCGGCACCATGACGCAGCGGCTGCTGCTCGGCGATGTGCAGCAGGCACAGGGCTTCTACCTCAACGTCTCGAACTACCAGCCCGACAACGAGCTGACCGACTACGGCCAGTGGATCTCGGACTGCATCGCCATCGTCACCGACCCGTCGCACTGGGCTTACAACAACCCCGGCGACTGTGCCAGCCAGTACTACCCGGCGACGCAGGGCGACTTCAGCACCTGGGATCTGACCACGCAGTGGTACGCGGCGAACATGGACGGCGCGGTCTCGAGCACGCACTTCGTGATCGACACCAGCCGCAACGGCAACGGCCCGAACGCCATGTCCGAGTATGCGGCGGCGCCCTACAACCAGTCGGCGTCGGTGATCTCGTCGCTGTCCTCGGGCAGTTGGTGCAACCCCCCGAATTCCGCTCTGGGCCTGCGCCCGACCACGCAGACCGGAGTGCCGCTGCTCGACGCGTACCTGTGGGTCAAGACGCCGGGGCAGTCCGACGGTCAGTGCGACGCCGCGGGCGGCGCGCGGGCCTGGGACTACAGCGCCTACACCCAGGCGGGCTGGCCGACCGACGCCGCGGGCCAGAGCCAGTTCGACCCGCTGTGGGGCCTGACCGACCCGGCCGCGGGGGCGTGGTTCCCGCAGCAGGCCCTGCAGCTGGCCCAGGAGGCGAACCCGCCGCTGCTGCGCCACTAG
- a CDS encoding low temperature requirement protein A: MTESDSLELTDESEPESAAGEAGVAAESEDGESSGQRVSWAECFFDLVVALAVTDVSRQMQLAADWGALGRSLLLLIPFWWGWVGTALLFNGLRISPVRKHVLLLGIALGALLMSTCVSGAYGARGVFFALSYLFVRILLGAAMRARGVFGVRLDPFTVSLCIGAPLYLVGGLTPMPYRVWIWLLAAVIEIGSTVVRPRRFAHMRWEPAHLPERFGLFVIIVLGETIATIGSQAASRTMSPAVVVAVILAFLLAAGLWWAYFPMAMPAIEFAMRTMVIQTKIVRDVFSYGHLLLAAGVLLTAAGSSVLVAEPTQRPHGVPAYLAGLGVALYILAFCHNRHKMFGGVGTVRAAATVLAGLGTLTAPLLPGWATLALNDAILVALHLVEGWRSRTGRPLLLLPWPRHDED; this comes from the coding sequence GTGACGGAGTCCGATTCCCTCGAACTGACCGACGAGAGCGAGCCGGAATCGGCCGCCGGCGAGGCGGGCGTGGCGGCCGAGTCCGAGGACGGCGAGTCCTCCGGCCAACGGGTGAGCTGGGCCGAGTGCTTCTTCGACCTCGTGGTCGCGCTGGCCGTGACCGACGTCTCCCGGCAGATGCAGCTCGCCGCCGACTGGGGCGCGCTCGGCCGTTCGCTGCTGCTGCTCATCCCGTTCTGGTGGGGCTGGGTCGGCACCGCGCTGCTGTTCAACGGCCTGCGGATCTCGCCGGTCCGCAAGCACGTGCTGCTGCTCGGGATCGCGCTCGGCGCGCTGCTCATGTCGACGTGCGTGAGCGGGGCGTACGGCGCGCGCGGCGTCTTCTTCGCCCTGTCGTACCTGTTCGTCAGGATCCTGCTGGGCGCGGCGATGCGGGCCCGCGGCGTGTTCGGGGTGCGGCTCGACCCGTTCACCGTGAGCCTGTGCATCGGCGCGCCGCTCTACCTCGTCGGCGGCCTGACGCCGATGCCGTACCGGGTGTGGATCTGGCTGCTGGCGGCCGTCATCGAGATCGGCTCGACCGTCGTGCGCCCGCGCCGCTTCGCGCACATGCGCTGGGAGCCCGCGCATCTGCCGGAGCGCTTCGGCCTGTTCGTGATCATCGTGCTGGGCGAGACGATCGCCACCATCGGCTCGCAGGCCGCCTCGCGCACGATGAGCCCGGCCGTGGTGGTGGCCGTCATCCTGGCGTTCCTGCTGGCCGCCGGACTGTGGTGGGCCTATTTCCCGATGGCGATGCCGGCGATCGAGTTCGCCATGCGCACCATGGTGATCCAGACCAAGATCGTCCGAGACGTCTTCAGCTACGGTCATCTCCTGCTGGCCGCCGGGGTGCTGCTGACGGCGGCGGGTTCGTCGGTGCTCGTCGCCGAACCGACGCAGCGGCCGCACGGCGTGCCGGCGTATCTGGCCGGCCTCGGCGTGGCGCTCTACATCCTCGCCTTCTGCCACAACCGGCACAAGATGTTCGGCGGCGTCGGCACGGTGCGCGCCGCCGCCACGGTGCTGGCCGGCCTCGGAACCCTGACCGCCCCGCTGCTGCCGGGCTGGGCGACGCTGGCCCTCAACGACGCGATCCTGGTGGCGCTGCACCTGGTCGAGGGGTGGCGGTCGCGGACCGGCCGTCCGCTGCTCCTGCTGCCGTGGCCGAGGCACGACGAGGACTGA
- the mmuM gene encoding homocysteine S-methyltransferase — protein MVATDQAAAASETPAAAAAPADFARALAAGPIVLDGGLSNQLEAQGQDLRDGLWSARLLADDPDQITAAHAAYFAAGAQVVITSSYQASFPGFAARGIGRAQAAELLRRSVELARQARGAAEERAAGAGEAARGRWVAASVGPYGAVLADGSEYRGRYGLSVAELEAFHAPRLEALIEAGPDLLALETIPDADEARALMNLVRGSGVPCWISFSAVGACTRAGQALSNAFALAADVDEVVAVGVNCCVPQDVRAAVEIAGSITGKPVVAYPNSGEAWDAEARAWREDPSFDAGLVRDWIAAGARLIGGCCRVGPEVIAEVAEVVRGVSQSSDTAGRASASTSPTTGIGTDVPQIVERSRAKFARPRAPRR, from the coding sequence GTGGTCGCGACCGACCAGGCTGCCGCCGCATCCGAGACTCCCGCCGCCGCGGCCGCGCCGGCCGACTTCGCCCGGGCGCTGGCCGCCGGGCCGATCGTGCTCGACGGCGGGCTGTCCAACCAGCTCGAGGCGCAGGGTCAGGACCTGCGGGACGGGCTCTGGTCGGCCCGGCTGCTGGCCGACGACCCGGACCAGATCACCGCGGCGCACGCCGCGTACTTCGCCGCCGGCGCGCAGGTGGTGATCACCTCGAGCTACCAGGCGAGCTTCCCCGGCTTCGCGGCCCGCGGCATCGGCCGCGCGCAGGCCGCCGAGCTGCTGCGGCGCAGCGTGGAACTGGCCCGGCAGGCGCGGGGAGCGGCGGAGGAACGCGCGGCCGGGGCGGGCGAGGCGGCCCGCGGCCGGTGGGTGGCGGCCTCGGTCGGACCGTACGGCGCGGTGCTGGCCGACGGCTCGGAGTACCGCGGACGCTACGGGCTCTCGGTCGCCGAGCTCGAGGCCTTCCACGCGCCCCGGCTCGAGGCGCTGATCGAGGCCGGGCCGGATCTGCTGGCGCTGGAGACCATCCCGGACGCCGATGAGGCCAGGGCCCTGATGAACCTGGTGCGCGGCTCCGGCGTCCCGTGCTGGATCTCGTTCAGCGCGGTGGGCGCGTGCACCCGCGCCGGACAGGCCCTGAGCAACGCCTTCGCGCTCGCCGCCGACGTGGACGAGGTGGTGGCGGTGGGGGTGAACTGCTGCGTCCCGCAGGACGTGCGCGCGGCCGTGGAGATCGCCGGCTCGATCACCGGCAAGCCGGTGGTGGCCTACCCCAACAGCGGCGAGGCCTGGGACGCCGAGGCGCGCGCCTGGCGCGAGGACCCGTCGTTCGACGCCGGCCTGGTCCGTGACTGGATCGCGGCCGGAGCGCGGCTGATCGGCGGCTGCTGCCGGGTCGGGCCAGAGGTCATCGCCGAGGTCGCCGAGGTGGTGCGCGGCGTGTCGCAGAGCTCGGATACCGCAGGGCGCGCGAGCGCGAGTACGAGCCCGACCACCGGCATCGGCACGGACGTCCCGCAGATCGTCGAGCGGAGCCGGGCCAAGTTCGCCCGACCCCGCGCGCCGCGCCGCTGA
- a CDS encoding alpha/beta fold hydrolase, with translation MPDGATSLYATVNGVRLHYVIAGSGDPVLLLHGWPETWYAWRKVIPVLAARFTVVAPDMRGYGDSERPVGGYDKVTVATDLRELMRSLGFGRVHLVVQDMGGPVGFAYAASFPADVRDLAFIESAVPGFGLEASMDVAHGGSWHMGFNMAEGISELLVAGRERAFIEYFYRRGTLHPDALTPADIDEYARTYEAGGLVASFKSYRTLLDDAKVNREKLAVQALTLPVLSLAAEKGFGDLSHASITQVADQVERQTIAGAKHFLVQDQPQAATEAILSFLTRMDEA, from the coding sequence ATGCCGGATGGAGCGACGTCGCTCTATGCGACGGTCAATGGCGTGCGGCTCCACTACGTGATCGCCGGCAGCGGCGATCCGGTGCTCCTCCTGCACGGCTGGCCCGAGACCTGGTACGCATGGCGCAAGGTCATTCCGGTGCTGGCGGCCCGGTTCACCGTGGTTGCGCCCGACATGCGCGGCTACGGCGATTCGGAGCGTCCCGTCGGCGGCTACGACAAGGTGACGGTCGCAACCGACCTGCGCGAGCTGATGCGGTCGCTGGGATTCGGCCGCGTTCACCTCGTCGTCCAGGACATGGGCGGGCCGGTGGGCTTCGCCTATGCGGCGAGCTTTCCGGCCGATGTGCGCGACCTCGCCTTCATCGAGAGCGCGGTTCCGGGGTTCGGCCTCGAAGCGTCGATGGACGTGGCTCACGGCGGCAGTTGGCACATGGGGTTCAACATGGCGGAAGGGATCAGCGAGCTGCTGGTCGCCGGGCGCGAGCGAGCGTTCATCGAGTACTTCTACCGCCGCGGCACGCTGCACCCGGACGCGCTGACCCCGGCCGATATCGACGAATATGCGCGCACTTACGAGGCGGGTGGCCTCGTGGCGAGCTTCAAGTCTTACCGGACGCTGCTCGACGATGCCAAAGTCAATCGCGAGAAGCTCGCCGTGCAAGCGCTCACCCTCCCGGTGCTCTCGCTCGCAGCCGAGAAGGGGTTCGGTGACCTCTCCCATGCCTCGATCACGCAGGTCGCCGACCAAGTCGAGCGGCAGACCATCGCGGGGGCGAAGCACTTCCTGGTGCAGGATCAGCCGCAGGCGGCGACCGAGGCGATTCTGAGCTTTCTGACCCGGATGGATGAAGCCTGA
- a CDS encoding SRPBCC family protein — protein sequence MSQQFEVRREVVLPATPEQVFAAVTRETAAWMFPVESSPAVGGLGPEDPKVKVWTPPEHVGIRVEGPDEFFNALDYLIEGRDGGTAVLRYVHSGVLMQDDWQDQYDGIGAHTDFYLHSLGQYLEFFAGRPVAYLAVSGPKASAEPGATGLLKTALGLTESSAVGDAVALEIPGYGWIESELDYLSPHFVGLRSPDSLYRFYGREAFGGTVDAAHHLFAPEADAAAATAAWQGWLDNVFA from the coding sequence ATGTCCCAGCAGTTCGAAGTGCGCCGCGAAGTGGTGCTGCCGGCCACGCCCGAGCAGGTCTTCGCCGCGGTGACGCGCGAGACCGCCGCATGGATGTTCCCGGTCGAGTCCTCGCCCGCGGTCGGCGGGCTGGGGCCGGAGGATCCCAAGGTCAAGGTCTGGACGCCGCCGGAGCACGTGGGCATCCGGGTGGAGGGGCCGGACGAGTTCTTCAACGCGCTCGACTATCTCATCGAGGGCCGGGACGGCGGTACCGCCGTGCTGCGCTACGTCCACAGCGGCGTGCTGATGCAGGACGACTGGCAGGACCAGTACGACGGGATCGGCGCGCACACCGACTTCTATCTGCACAGCCTCGGGCAGTACCTGGAGTTCTTCGCCGGCCGGCCGGTCGCCTACCTCGCCGTCTCCGGGCCGAAGGCCTCGGCCGAGCCCGGCGCCACCGGCCTGCTCAAGACCGCGCTGGGGCTGACCGAGTCGAGCGCGGTCGGCGACGCGGTCGCGCTGGAGATCCCAGGCTACGGCTGGATCGAATCCGAGCTCGATTATCTGAGCCCGCATTTCGTCGGATTGCGCAGTCCCGACTCGCTTTACCGCTTCTACGGCCGGGAGGCCTTCGGCGGCACCGTCGACGCGGCGCACCACCTTTTCGCGCCAGAGGCCGACGCGGCCGCGGCGACCGCGGCCTGGCAGGGCTGGCTGGACAACGTCTTCGCCTGA
- a CDS encoding ArsR/SmtB family transcription factor: MEIAVIDEPEAACSALDPVRSRLLAALAEPGSASTVAKRVGLTRQKANYHLRDLEEHGLVELVEERRRGNMVERVLRASAPSFVISPAALAELAPDPSRSPDQLSARWLLALAARLLREVGELVRGAHKAGKPLATFAIDGEVRFAGAADRAAFADELGTAVRELVARYHDEGAPGGRKHRIVVALHPSLNPAPSEPSPSAATLEE, from the coding sequence ATGGAGATCGCCGTCATCGACGAGCCCGAGGCCGCCTGCAGCGCGCTCGATCCGGTCCGTTCCCGGCTGCTGGCCGCGCTGGCCGAGCCGGGCTCGGCCAGCACGGTGGCCAAGAGGGTGGGGCTGACCAGGCAGAAGGCCAATTACCACCTGCGCGACCTGGAGGAGCACGGGCTGGTCGAGCTGGTCGAGGAGCGCCGCCGCGGGAACATGGTGGAGCGGGTGCTGCGGGCGAGCGCGCCGTCATTCGTGATCTCGCCGGCGGCCCTGGCGGAGCTGGCGCCCGACCCGTCGCGCTCGCCCGACCAGCTCTCCGCCCGGTGGCTGCTCGCGCTGGCCGCGCGGCTGCTGCGGGAGGTGGGCGAGCTGGTGCGGGGGGCGCACAAGGCCGGCAAGCCGCTGGCCACGTTCGCCATCGACGGTGAGGTGCGCTTCGCCGGCGCCGCCGACCGCGCCGCCTTCGCCGACGAGCTGGGCACCGCCGTGCGCGAACTGGTGGCGCGCTACCACGACGAGGGCGCGCCGGGCGGCCGCAAGCACCGGATCGTCGTAGCTTTGCATCCGAGCCTTAATCCCGCCCCGTCGGAACCCTCCCCGTCCGCCGCGACCCTCGAGGAGTGA